The uncultured Methanomethylovorans sp. genome contains a region encoding:
- a CDS encoding DUF3795 domain-containing protein: MSLIEIGCCGAYCGTCKVLKEQLCKGCKLGYENNKRDITKAKCKIKVCCISKNYNSCADCPDTSTCQTIIEFYEKKGYKYAKYKQAIEFIKHNGYDEFIKIADTWTNAYGKY, encoded by the coding sequence ATGTCTTTGATAGAAATTGGCTGCTGTGGTGCATATTGTGGAACATGCAAGGTATTGAAAGAACAACTGTGTAAGGGATGTAAGCTCGGATATGAAAACAATAAGCGCGATATCACTAAGGCTAAATGCAAGATCAAGGTATGCTGCATAAGCAAGAACTATAATTCCTGTGCCGATTGCCCGGACACTTCAACATGCCAGACCATCATTGAGTTCTACGAAAAAAAAGGATATAAGTATGCAAAATACAAGCAGGCAATAGAATTTATTAAACACAACGGTTATGATGAATTCATTAAAATAGCCGATACCTGGACCAATGCATACGGGAAATATTAA
- a CDS encoding sodium:solute symporter family protein, translating to MINQILLVIYVIAIILLSLKLKQGTFSGFAISDRQVMYPAVIGIAYMAAYFSAASFLGGGGYGLVAGLPWVIWAVFFHVSFACLAFLIAPKIWTMAQQYDAKTVPQLLERRYNSQGGKVLLAGIMLVMYTVYLVAIFKGCGNLFQGLLGITYVQGLILAVVIVALYYAIGGLPAILWISFLQGLIMLVGAVLLYSGLISSGQGMAIWNNIPDAVLSMAGNAVPWQKSFGNAFAISLGLLALPDLLIMLFSAKDKRVVRFAGIYGPISIAVYALCIFSLGILAYGVFTSEQLAPFMTNPDGLVPFLATSLLPTGFDGIVLLAAISAAMSTMSAIVLVTTTALTSDILKFLSPNTSDKRVLLMTRVIGVIIIVLAAFFALDVPQMIVPLVSASMGVIACCVFVPLIFGLYWDRGTSTGFVASLIASFGSVVLWQYYGNPLIHTVFIGLICGIVAYVIGSLVSKQPLPIAIDSE from the coding sequence ATGATTAACCAGATCCTTCTAGTGATATATGTAATAGCAATCATTTTGCTTTCCCTAAAGCTCAAGCAGGGAACTTTTTCCGGTTTTGCGATATCAGATCGCCAGGTGATGTATCCTGCAGTTATAGGAATAGCCTACATGGCTGCCTATTTTAGTGCAGCATCATTTCTGGGTGGTGGAGGGTATGGACTCGTTGCTGGTCTTCCCTGGGTTATCTGGGCAGTTTTCTTCCACGTATCTTTTGCCTGCCTGGCATTCCTGATAGCTCCAAAGATCTGGACTATGGCTCAGCAGTATGATGCCAAGACCGTACCTCAACTGCTGGAGCGCCGCTATAATTCCCAAGGAGGAAAGGTACTGCTTGCAGGGATTATGCTGGTGATGTACACAGTATATCTGGTTGCTATCTTCAAAGGTTGTGGAAATCTATTCCAGGGCTTGTTGGGAATAACATATGTTCAGGGCCTTATACTAGCAGTTGTCATTGTTGCCCTCTATTACGCAATTGGCGGATTGCCTGCAATTCTCTGGATAAGCTTCTTGCAGGGACTGATAATGCTTGTAGGTGCTGTACTCCTCTACAGCGGGCTTATTTCCAGCGGCCAAGGAATGGCGATATGGAATAATATCCCTGATGCGGTCTTGAGCATGGCCGGAAATGCGGTCCCCTGGCAAAAGAGCTTTGGAAATGCATTCGCTATTAGCCTTGGACTCTTAGCGCTGCCTGACCTGCTCATAATGCTGTTCTCTGCCAAAGACAAGAGAGTAGTAAGGTTTGCCGGTATATATGGTCCTATATCCATCGCAGTTTATGCCCTCTGCATATTCTCCCTGGGAATCCTTGCCTATGGAGTATTTACTTCAGAACAACTAGCACCTTTCATGACAAACCCGGATGGACTCGTGCCCTTCCTTGCAACATCGTTACTTCCTACCGGATTTGACGGTATCGTGCTCCTTGCAGCTATCTCTGCAGCTATGTCGACAATGAGCGCTATAGTATTGGTTACAACAACAGCTCTGACATCAGATATTCTTAAGTTCCTGAGCCCGAATACATCTGACAAACGGGTGCTTCTCATGACAAGGGTAATAGGTGTTATTATTATTGTCTTAGCAGCATTCTTCGCTCTGGATGTACCACAAATGATAGTTCCCCTCGTATCTGCAAGTATGGGTGTTATCGCCTGCTGCGTATTTGTTCCCCTGATATTTGGCCTATACTGGGACCGTGGCACTTCTACAGGATTTGTTGCCAGCCTGATTGCATCATTTGGCTCAGTAGTGCTGTGGCAATACTATGGAAATCCCCTCATACATACAGTTTTCATTGGCCTGATATGTGGGATTGTAGCATATGTAATAGGAAGCCTGGTAAGTAAGCAACCTCTTCCTATCGCAATAGATAGTGAATAA
- a CDS encoding SIMPL domain-containing protein (The SIMPL domain is named for its presence in mouse protein SIMPL (signalling molecule that associates with mouse pelle-like kinase). Bacterial member BP26, from Brucella, was shown to assemble into a channel-like structure, while YggE from E. coli has been associated with resistance to oxidative stress.), with amino-acid sequence MTDDNNNKMYIVLVMLAIAVALMAAVIYAGSVSSSGQNGEHTLSISGSAEKKMTPDTASLSIGVVVQSPTANEASTKNAALMNAVISELKNIGLQDNEIQTSYVSIEPVYNYTGTPTIVAYSASNTVQVTTKNLGNVSAIIDRSTAAGANQIGGITFSVSDEQQQTLRNELFQAAVTDARSKADELASGLGIKVVGVQTASVSDVGSVQPIYRETAAAGATTSTPIQPGETTVSLSVQVTYIVN; translated from the coding sequence ATGACAGATGATAATAACAATAAAATGTATATTGTGCTTGTTATGCTTGCAATAGCTGTAGCATTAATGGCTGCTGTTATCTATGCCGGTTCGGTGTCTTCCTCTGGACAGAATGGAGAACATACTCTTTCCATCTCAGGTTCTGCGGAAAAAAAGATGACTCCAGATACAGCTTCATTAAGCATTGGGGTCGTTGTGCAATCACCTACTGCAAACGAAGCATCGACCAAAAATGCAGCTTTGATGAATGCTGTTATCAGCGAACTTAAGAATATAGGCTTGCAGGATAACGAGATACAGACATCCTATGTTTCAATTGAACCCGTATACAATTATACAGGTACTCCTACCATAGTGGCTTACTCTGCATCTAATACTGTACAGGTCACTACAAAGAACCTGGGTAATGTGAGTGCTATCATTGACCGTTCAACGGCTGCAGGTGCTAATCAGATAGGCGGTATAACATTTTCCGTATCCGATGAACAGCAGCAAACTCTTCGCAATGAGCTGTTCCAAGCAGCAGTAACTGATGCCCGCTCTAAGGCTGATGAACTTGCTTCAGGTCTGGGTATTAAAGTAGTGGGTGTGCAGACAGCTTCTGTAAGCGATGTGGGAAGTGTGCAACCAATTTATAGGGAAACAGCAGCAGCTGGCGCAACTACATCTACGCCAATCCAACCCGGAGAAACAACTGTCTCCTTATCTGTCCAGGTAACATACATAGTCAACTAA
- a CDS encoding IS5 family transposase — MSNKYLKFVDTALAVSGKSHLPIYSCKYSKRKYTQHQLLTLILLKEYLNVDYRSIVELVELMESLKLRIGLKEVPHYTTLHKFITRLRSILFRSLLQQTLKLFYSYGEKIEIIAIDSSGFTSGHCSYYYSFRTGKKRRSFLKVSISIDTKKFIITGFKISGKPIHDAKHAMTLLRQCHKNRQSKFYLMDKGYDSEAIHSLVREELDAVAMIPLRERKRKKIKGKYRRKMIDEFEEILYHCRNLVETMFSVLKRKYGEEVKAKKYWNQAKEVKLKLLVHNLDRYVKVTYIVQMSISTKPKFNISRMHWSRYRLF; from the coding sequence TTGTCAAATAAGTACTTAAAGTTTGTTGATACAGCTTTAGCTGTATCAGGAAAATCACACCTGCCGATCTATAGTTGCAAATATTCGAAAAGGAAATATACACAACACCAGCTATTGACCTTGATTTTGTTAAAAGAATATCTTAATGTAGATTACAGAAGTATTGTTGAACTTGTTGAATTAATGGAGAGTTTGAAGTTAAGAATTGGTTTAAAAGAGGTTCCACATTATACCACACTTCACAAGTTTATAACTAGACTTAGGTCAATTCTTTTCAGATCGTTGTTACAGCAAACACTAAAACTGTTCTATTCATATGGCGAAAAAATAGAGATAATTGCCATTGATTCGAGTGGATTTACGAGTGGTCACTGTAGCTACTATTACTCTTTTAGGACTGGAAAGAAACGTAGATCATTCCTAAAAGTGAGTATTTCCATTGATACAAAGAAGTTTATTATCACTGGTTTTAAGATATCTGGTAAGCCTATCCATGATGCAAAGCATGCGATGACATTGCTACGGCAATGTCATAAAAATCGCCAATCAAAGTTTTACCTTATGGACAAAGGTTACGATTCTGAAGCTATACATTCTCTAGTAAGGGAAGAACTAGACGCAGTAGCTATGATTCCTTTGAGAGAAAGGAAAAGGAAGAAGATCAAGGGTAAGTATCGTAGAAAAATGATCGATGAGTTTGAGGAAATATTGTACCATTGCAGAAATCTTGTAGAAACGATGTTCTCTGTTCTGAAAAGGAAATACGGGGAAGAAGTGAAGGCAAAAAAGTATTGGAATCAAGCAAAAGAGGTTAAATTGAAACTATTAGTGCATAACCTTGACAGGTATGTCAAGGTTACATATATTGTTCAAATGAGCATTTCTACAAAGCCGAAATTTAATATTTCCCGTATGCATTGGTCCAGGTATCGGCTATTTTAA
- a CDS encoding LysE family transporter, whose translation MVPIIELIKALVLGFTIGISAALIPGPMMFATIGISLKKGWKAGLYVFSGHALVELGIFMLILLGAVSIIGESMISYIAIIGGVVMFLFGLVIIKSAKEAARTDIISSATKFDITSGPVSAGIVTSILNPTLIIWWLTAGSAIILQEYMTGIIAVSAFIAGHWIADAGFLLAVSSSFSKGKELISPRTHERVLYICGGFLAIFGLWFLLNYNDFSSMI comes from the coding sequence GTGGTACCCATAATCGAACTTATCAAGGCACTGGTCCTGGGATTCACAATAGGTATATCTGCTGCACTAATACCCGGACCCATGATGTTTGCAACCATTGGAATATCCCTAAAGAAAGGCTGGAAAGCGGGCCTTTATGTATTCAGTGGTCATGCCCTGGTGGAACTTGGCATATTCATGCTCATCCTGTTAGGGGCAGTATCCATCATCGGTGAGAGCATGATCTCATACATAGCCATAATAGGTGGTGTGGTGATGTTCCTGTTCGGATTGGTTATAATTAAAAGTGCGAAAGAAGCAGCCAGAACAGATATCATTTCTTCTGCCACTAAATTTGATATAACTTCGGGACCAGTATCTGCTGGAATAGTTACCTCGATATTGAATCCTACTTTGATCATATGGTGGTTAACTGCTGGTAGTGCCATCATTCTTCAGGAATATATGACAGGCATCATAGCTGTAAGTGCCTTTATAGCAGGCCACTGGATAGCGGATGCTGGATTTCTACTAGCCGTATCCTCATCTTTTTCTAAAGGTAAAGAACTGATATCTCCCCGTACCCATGAAAGAGTACTATATATCTGTGGAGGATTCCTGGCGATCTTTGGTCTCTGGTTCCTGCTGAACTACAATGATTTTTCTTCAATGATTTGA
- a CDS encoding AarF/ABC1/UbiB kinase family protein has product MTYHKFHYYSMLKRYSRIIEVLRKYGFGYIVDQLGLSTFSDIRAWFGRKSRDEKIHISKPARIRMVLEELGTTYIKLGQLLSMRQDLIPEKYAAELSKLQDEVPPFEYEDVRIIIEEEFGVPIEDLFDSFETKPLAAASIGQVHRAKLKNGDDVVVKIQRPDIKKVIESDLEIMYSIAGFADEHIPELRLYRPIEIVDELSRSIHAEMDYTQEGRNTEHFATNFRNNSGIFIPKIYWDHTSIRVLTIEYIEGVKSSYLDLLDEKGFDRRKIAHTVGNAFMQQVFEDGFFHADLHPGNMLIKDDGKIALIDFGLVGHLSTETRNMLIDELIAITKGDIDLFVETLKDMGYIGDHVDIVSLKADVEYFRTKYYGRPLKDFDTHVIIEELIGILRKHQVQIPSNLALLARAVLTVEGFGRMMDPGFNISELGESYGKKILKQRLGPQNLAQNTYSHILDWSRVFKKAPTKISHILDVAEKGYLKLEIEPQSAKRISSDINAASNRLSLSLMISAVIVGSSMIIQTNMKPHLWGVPLLGVFGFLMAALFGLWLIIYIVRTGEI; this is encoded by the coding sequence ATGACATATCACAAGTTCCATTATTACTCAATGCTGAAAAGATATAGCAGAATAATCGAAGTGCTTAGGAAATATGGATTCGGTTATATTGTGGACCAGCTGGGTTTAAGCACGTTTAGTGATATACGTGCTTGGTTTGGAAGAAAATCAAGAGACGAAAAAATCCATATTTCAAAACCTGCCAGAATACGCATGGTACTTGAAGAACTGGGAACCACCTACATAAAACTGGGCCAGCTTTTGAGCATGAGGCAAGATCTCATACCTGAAAAATATGCCGCAGAGCTATCTAAACTCCAGGATGAAGTCCCGCCTTTTGAATATGAAGATGTAAGGATAATTATAGAAGAGGAGTTTGGAGTTCCTATAGAAGATTTATTTGATTCATTTGAAACCAAACCGCTTGCTGCTGCATCTATTGGCCAGGTACACCGTGCAAAGTTAAAAAATGGCGATGATGTTGTTGTAAAGATTCAGCGTCCAGATATCAAGAAAGTGATAGAATCTGACCTGGAGATAATGTATAGTATAGCTGGATTCGCAGATGAGCACATTCCGGAATTGAGATTATATAGACCTATTGAGATAGTCGATGAACTGTCCCGGAGTATTCATGCAGAAATGGATTACACCCAGGAAGGAAGGAATACAGAACATTTCGCAACCAATTTCCGAAATAACAGTGGGATATTCATTCCAAAAATCTATTGGGATCATACGAGCATCCGAGTTCTTACTATAGAATATATTGAAGGAGTCAAAAGCAGTTACTTAGATCTCCTGGATGAGAAGGGTTTTGACAGAAGAAAAATAGCTCACACGGTGGGTAATGCATTCATGCAGCAGGTCTTTGAGGATGGATTCTTCCATGCAGACCTGCACCCCGGCAACATGTTAATAAAAGACGACGGCAAGATCGCGTTAATAGACTTTGGATTAGTAGGACATCTATCCACAGAAACAAGAAATATGCTTATTGATGAACTTATAGCTATAACTAAAGGAGACATAGACCTTTTTGTTGAAACTTTGAAGGATATGGGGTATATAGGAGATCATGTGGATATTGTATCCCTCAAAGCAGATGTTGAATATTTCCGCACTAAATATTACGGTAGACCTCTCAAAGATTTTGACACTCATGTAATTATAGAAGAATTGATAGGTATTCTCAGAAAGCATCAAGTTCAGATACCCTCCAACCTTGCTCTGCTGGCAAGGGCTGTATTAACGGTGGAAGGATTTGGAAGAATGATGGACCCTGGTTTTAATATAAGCGAACTTGGAGAATCCTATGGAAAAAAGATATTAAAACAACGTCTGGGTCCACAGAATCTTGCACAGAACACTTACAGCCATATTTTGGACTGGTCGCGTGTCTTCAAAAAAGCACCCACCAAAATATCCCATATACTTGATGTTGCTGAAAAAGGGTATCTGAAACTGGAGATAGAACCTCAAAGTGCAAAAAGGATCTCTTCCGACATAAACGCTGCAAGCAACCGCCTCTCCTTAAGCCTGATGATCTCTGCTGTAATAGTTGGCTCATCGATGATCATTCAGACAAATATGAAACCCCATTTATGGGGCGTACCGCTTCTTGGGGTATTCGGCTTCCTTATGGCTGCGCTCTTTGGCCTATGGCTGATAATCTACATAGTTAGGACCGGAGAAATATGA
- a CDS encoding HD domain-containing protein has translation MKKEDFLNLRTWFQNYVRSFYSEDVFISQNVRLKEDHSIRVCENISQIAISEEMDEENYYLALSIALLHDIGRFEQISKYRTFNDRRSENHALLGLTILESERILTFASQEEQHIILTAIRNHNLRTIFDDLDSKTLLHARLIRDADKLDIYKILDDYYVTKTISPNPAIDHGLPDIPDYSQHLIHDIFNNKIASTDGLSSCNDMNLARLAWLFDLNFTETFRLVKERGYIEKIINALPQNREIDAVHDHLNKYMDSMLNNA, from the coding sequence ATGAAAAAAGAGGATTTTCTTAATTTAAGGACATGGTTCCAAAATTATGTAAGATCGTTCTATTCGGAAGATGTTTTTATCTCACAAAACGTCCGTCTTAAGGAAGATCATAGCATCCGGGTCTGTGAAAATATATCTCAGATAGCGATCTCTGAAGAAATGGATGAAGAAAACTATTATCTTGCTCTTTCCATAGCTCTTCTACATGATATAGGTCGTTTTGAGCAGATTAGCAAATACAGGACCTTTAATGACCGTAGGTCTGAGAATCATGCTCTTTTAGGATTAACGATATTGGAATCGGAGAGAATTCTTACATTTGCATCTCAGGAAGAGCAGCACATAATTCTCACTGCTATCCGGAACCATAATTTAAGAACTATTTTTGATGATCTTGATAGCAAAACCCTTCTTCATGCAAGACTTATCAGAGATGCTGATAAGCTTGATATTTATAAGATATTAGACGATTACTACGTCACAAAGACAATATCTCCAAATCCTGCTATTGACCATGGATTACCTGATATTCCAGATTATTCCCAACATTTGATACATGATATTTTTAATAACAAGATTGCAAGCACAGATGGTCTAAGCTCTTGTAATGATATGAACCTCGCCCGTCTAGCTTGGTTGTTTGATCTAAATTTCACCGAAACTTTCAGACTTGTTAAGGAAAGGGGTTATATTGAAAAAATAATAAATGCACTTCCGCAGAATCGTGAAATTGATGCTGTTCATGATCATCTAAATAAATATATGGACTCAATGTTAAACAATGCATAA
- a CDS encoding disaggregatase related repeat-containing protein, whose amino-acid sequence MVKSICNKVFERFSAHRWAKSRHVLLIALLVSSCFISLNTASSKKENISKTQNKDHIFKRISFFLIGLSLCFICFSIIGSGISSAATVYVGTSSTSGTVNYQCDGTNDHIEINKALTYIDGLGGGTVYLRGPNTYWIDSTLNIGANTILTGDSTAEIKLVASAGWSSGVPMIANIGTDGGITVTGFTIDGNSANQGVSLGSGYYNMMAFDGGNNIEVSDMRLEWGCGDGLQVRKASNIEFTNNDVYKLGHDALYALGCSNVEFAYNTVFTRTNSACRYSDGNTGSTIHDNLIYASNSGDSTGPAIQIGTSSTSNCVFDDIEIYNNRIHSIKGAGIWMSANYQDNVIHAKDVYIHHNIFTNVGQYSTNTGFSNTAIVLGDFDNTIIENNVFDDGGHAAVKYFLRSGRRQQQTQFTTYVRNNIIMNSDGVSSVTGSGVGIWNTNPTYSKFVVQNNDIYNNKNGQTYGSGFTMSNNLNVDPSCVDSTSSSAGSRDYHLKSKAGHYSSGKWVADSASSTLIDAGYSKSSYSSEPSPNGGVVNIGRYGNTAQASKSGSAVSNTVDAEPVANAGSDKTATVGSSVIFDGSSSTDDKGISSYSWDFDASNGITSEAAGKTATKKFTTAGTYIVTLTVTDTSGQSSNDTVNVVISGTTSTTTDTTTNTTTDTTPDTTSDTTTSTGSSVSYSPTYDNRLRSDSTSTVYSTTNYLDVGKGTATARDVMMFDLSSYDTTDTISKATLSLYWYYPASKARTSDTVVEVYRPVAWDPKSVSWNSWTTAGGNWYDKNGAAQGSTPYATLTFPASTVPGNKYYDFDVTQLVQEYVSGKYTNTGFFIKAKTESGNYIAFYSADYSNTAMRPKLTIASTAGGSTSSGSSTTTDSIPVANAGSDKTATVGSAISFDGSSSTDDKSIASYSWDFDASNGITSEASGATATKIFTTAGTYVVTLTVADAAGQTATDTVNVVVSATTSTTTNTSTSTGTSVSYSAVYDNRLAESSKSTVYSTSTYLDVGKSSSGSRDVLLFDLSKYKTTDTISKATLSLYWYYPANTKRTSDTVVEIYRPVAWDPKYVSWNNRASGTAWSTAGGNWYDQNGAAQGSTPYATLTFPASTVPGNKYYDFDVTQLVQEYVSGTYDNTGFFLKAKTESGNYIAFYSTDSSTASRRPKLTITT is encoded by the coding sequence ATGGTAAAAAGTATCTGTAATAAAGTTTTCGAAAGATTTAGTGCTCATAGATGGGCTAAATCTCGTCATGTGTTGTTAATTGCTTTATTGGTTAGTAGTTGCTTCATCTCTTTAAATACTGCTTCCTCTAAAAAAGAAAATATCTCAAAAACTCAAAATAAAGACCACATCTTTAAAAGAATATCATTTTTCCTAATTGGTCTATCACTTTGCTTCATTTGTTTCTCCATAATTGGTTCCGGTATATCTTCAGCAGCAACCGTATACGTTGGTACGAGCAGCACAAGCGGAACTGTAAACTACCAATGTGACGGAACAAATGATCATATTGAAATTAATAAAGCTCTTACATATATAGATGGCCTTGGTGGCGGTACTGTATATTTGAGAGGTCCTAATACATACTGGATAGACAGCACTCTTAACATTGGTGCTAATACAATACTTACAGGTGACTCTACTGCTGAAATAAAACTAGTTGCAAGTGCAGGCTGGTCCAGTGGAGTGCCTATGATCGCAAACATTGGAACAGATGGTGGCATCACAGTCACAGGTTTTACTATCGATGGAAATAGTGCCAATCAAGGTGTATCTCTTGGATCTGGATATTACAATATGATGGCTTTTGACGGTGGTAATAACATCGAAGTGTCTGATATGCGTCTTGAATGGGGATGCGGTGATGGATTACAGGTAAGAAAAGCCAGTAACATTGAATTCACTAACAATGATGTGTATAAGCTAGGCCACGATGCCCTCTATGCTCTTGGATGCAGCAATGTCGAATTCGCTTACAATACTGTTTTCACACGAACAAATAGTGCATGCAGGTATTCAGATGGTAATACAGGTTCTACTATCCATGACAATCTGATATATGCGTCCAATTCCGGTGATTCTACAGGCCCTGCAATTCAGATAGGAACGTCTTCTACATCCAACTGCGTGTTTGATGATATTGAAATCTACAACAATCGCATTCACAGTATTAAAGGTGCAGGTATCTGGATGTCTGCAAACTATCAGGATAATGTAATCCATGCCAAGGATGTATACATCCACCATAATATCTTTACAAATGTTGGACAATACTCCACTAACACTGGTTTTAGTAACACTGCCATTGTTTTGGGTGATTTTGACAATACTATCATTGAGAACAACGTCTTTGATGATGGCGGACATGCTGCTGTAAAGTATTTCCTGAGGTCAGGAAGACGCCAGCAACAGACTCAATTCACAACTTATGTCAGGAACAACATAATAATGAACAGTGATGGCGTTTCATCTGTCACTGGGTCAGGTGTGGGAATATGGAATACCAATCCAACTTACTCTAAGTTTGTAGTCCAGAACAACGACATCTACAACAACAAGAATGGTCAAACCTATGGTAGCGGCTTTACGATGAGCAACAACCTTAATGTTGATCCATCATGCGTTGATTCAACCAGTTCAAGCGCTGGATCTCGTGACTACCATCTTAAGAGCAAAGCAGGTCACTATTCAAGCGGAAAGTGGGTTGCAGATTCAGCATCCAGTACGTTAATAGACGCAGGATATTCTAAATCATCTTACAGCAGTGAACCTTCCCCCAATGGAGGAGTGGTCAATATCGGCAGATATGGTAACACTGCACAGGCATCCAAGAGTGGTTCAGCTGTTTCAAATACGGTAGATGCTGAACCAGTTGCCAATGCAGGCTCCGACAAGACTGCAACAGTAGGTTCATCTGTTATCTTTGATGGTAGTTCCTCCACAGACGATAAGGGCATTTCCTCTTATTCATGGGACTTTGATGCTTCAAACGGTATCACCTCTGAAGCTGCCGGCAAAACAGCCACAAAGAAATTTACAACTGCAGGAACGTATATTGTGACACTTACTGTTACTGATACAAGCGGGCAGAGTTCAAATGATACAGTAAATGTAGTCATTAGTGGAACAACAAGTACAACAACGGATACAACTACAAATACAACAACAGATACAACTCCAGATACGACTTCAGATACAACTACATCAACAGGAAGTTCGGTCTCGTACTCTCCTACCTATGATAATAGGTTGCGTTCCGATTCAACGAGTACGGTGTATTCCACGACCAATTATCTTGATGTTGGAAAGGGCACAGCTACTGCCAGAGATGTAATGATGTTTGACCTGAGCAGTTACGATACCACGGATACAATATCCAAGGCAACACTATCGCTTTATTGGTATTACCCCGCAAGTAAGGCACGTACTTCTGATACTGTAGTTGAAGTTTACAGACCAGTTGCGTGGGATCCAAAGTCTGTAAGTTGGAACTCCTGGACAACAGCTGGAGGAAACTGGTATGATAAGAATGGCGCTGCTCAGGGCAGTACACCGTATGCAACCCTTACCTTCCCAGCAAGCACAGTGCCAGGCAACAAATACTATGACTTTGACGTCACACAGCTTGTGCAGGAATATGTAAGTGGCAAGTACACGAACACTGGTTTCTTTATCAAGGCAAAGACTGAGAGTGGTAATTACATTGCATTCTACAGTGCGGATTATTCAAACACTGCCATGAGACCAAAGTTGACTATAGCCTCAACAGCAGGTGGTTCAACTTCCTCCGGTAGTTCAACTACCACAGATAGCATACCAGTTGCTAACGCTGGCTCTGATAAGACTGCAACAGTAGGTTCCGCTATCAGTTTTGATGGCAGTTCCTCTACTGACGATAAGAGTATAGCCTCTTATTCATGGGACTTTGATGCTTCAAATGGTATCACCTCTGAAGCTAGCGGTGCAACAGCTACAAAGATATTCACAACTGCAGGAACATATGTTGTGACTCTTACTGTTGCCGATGCAGCTGGTCAGACAGCAACCGATACAGTTAATGTAGTTGTCAGTGCAACAACAAGCACAACAACAAATACATCTACCTCTACAGGAACTTCGGTTTCATATTCAGCTGTTTATGACAATAGATTAGCTGAGTCTTCTAAGAGTACAGTATATTCCACCTCAACTTACCTTGATGTTGGAAAATCCTCGTCTGGTAGCAGGGATGTACTGTTGTTCGATCTTAGTAAATACAAGACCACCGATACGATCTCTAAAGCAACACTTTCTCTATACTGGTATTACCCCGCAAATACGAAACGTACTTCTGATACCGTAGTTGAGATATACAGGCCAGTTGCATGGGATCCAAAGTATGTAAGCTGGAACAATCGTGCTTCTGGAACTGCTTGGAGCACAGCAGGAGGAAATTGGTATGATCAGAATGGCGCTGCTCAGGGTAGCACACCATATGCAACTCTGACATTCCCTGCCAGCACAGTGCCAGGCAACAAGTACTATGACTTTGATGTCACACAGCTTGTACAGGAATATGTCAGTGGTACTTACGACAACACTGGTTTCTTCCTTAAGGCAAAGACTGAGAGCGGTAACTACATTGCTTTCTACAGCACTGATTCGTCAACTGCTTCCAGACGGCCGAAGTTAACCATAACTACGTAA
- a CDS encoding HEAT repeat domain-containing protein, protein MLFEFGKPNIKDMEKKNDVKGLIEALEYKKDVQVRREAAYTLGKIKDISAVDSLIKALNDPDNYVRRQAVDALGNIGDTRAVEPLTKAMGDSNNYVCQGAADALKKMENRKAMQ, encoded by the coding sequence ATGCTGTTCGAATTTGGTAAGCCAAATATTAAAGATATGGAAAAGAAAAACGATGTAAAAGGATTGATCGAAGCTCTGGAATATAAAAAAGATGTGCAGGTTCGCAGGGAGGCTGCATACACTCTTGGAAAGATTAAAGACATCAGCGCTGTTGATTCTCTTATCAAAGCCTTGAATGATCCAGATAATTATGTACGTCGCCAGGCTGTTGATGCACTGGGAAATATTGGGGATACCAGGGCAGTCGAGCCTCTTACTAAAGCCATGGGTGATTCCAATAATTATGTCTGCCAGGGTGCAGCAGATGCGCTGAAAAAGATGGAAAATAGGAAGGCTATGCAGTAA